The stretch of DNA CTGGGTCAAGGAATCCTCTGGAAACGCGATGACGGACGTCCGTCCGGCGGCCGGACGGAAAAACAGGGTACCGCATTGTAAACGTTCGGCCGTGGCGGGTCCGATACGTCCGATACACGTCTGGTACGGACCGGGGACGCGGCCGGGCACGCGCGCTGCGCCGGCGACCGATGGCCCGATGCGGGCGTCGCGTCGCATCGCAAACGTCCGGCGCCGCACAGGCGGCTGTGTATACTTGCGCGACACTTCATCGGGCCGAAGCCCGCCACTTCCCCAGCGCAGCATGAACCACACCACGCTCGGCGTCGCCCTGATCACCCGCAACGCCGCCGCCCGGCTCGCCGACTGCCTCGACGCGCTGTCGTTCGCCGACGAGGTCGTCGTGATCGACAGCGGCAGCACCGACGGCACCGCCGACATCGCCCGCGCGCACGGCGCGCGCGTGATCGTGCAGACCGACTGGCCGGGCTTCGGCCCGCAGAAGAACCGCGCGCTCGACGCGCTCGGCACGGACTGGGTGCTGTCGATCGATGCGGACGAAGTGGTGTCGCCGGAACTGGCGGCGGCGATCCGCGCGGCGATCGCCGCGCCGCAGGCCGACGTCTATGCGGTGGACCGGCTGTCGAACTTCTGCGGCGCGTGGGTCCGGCACAGCGGCTGGCATCCTGACTGGATTCCGCGCCTGTTCAGGCGCGGCGTGGCCCGCTTCTCGGACGACCTCGTGCACGAGCGGCTCGTGTTCGAGGGCGCGGCGCGGCGGCTGACCGGCAAGCTGCTGCACTACTCGTACGACGACTACGCCGCGGTGCTGCGCAAGCTCGATGCGTATTCGACCGCCGGCGCGCAGCAGCGCGCGGCGGCCGGTCAGCGGGGAAGTTTCGGCAAGGCGATCGCGCGCGGCGCGTGGGCGTTCGTGCGCACGTACTGGCTGCGCGGCGGGTTCCTCGACGGCCGCGCGGGCTTCATGATCGCGGTGTTCAACGCGGAGACGGTCTACTACCGGTTCCTGAAGCTCGCGTTGCTGAACAAACACAACGGCAACGCGCGCGGCCCGCGCTGAAGCGCCGGCGCGGCCCGCGCCTGCGTCCTCAGTACACGATCTCGATCGAGCTGCCGGCGAACTCGCCGCGCAGCGCGGCGAGCAGATCGTCGGTCGGCTTCACCCGCCACGCATCGCCGAGCCGCACCTCGCCTTCCGCGCGGTCGTTGCGATAGACGATCTGCACCGCAAGCCCGTTCGGGATCACCGGCTGCGCACGCTCGCGGTCGCGGCCGTAACCGCCGCCGCCGTCCCGCCCGCCGCGCGACGGCGTCTGCGCGACCGGCGCCGGCAGCGTGTCGTCCGGCTTCGCACGAAACGCTTCGAGCACGCTGCGCAGCGTCTGCGCATTCGCGTTGCCGTTCATCTGCACCTTCACCGCCTGCGCATAACGGCTGCGCGCGCGTTCGAGGTCCATCACGGTATCGACGGTGAAGCGGATGCCGCCGGTAAACGCGTCGTTGCGCGCCTGCCCCTGCACGACCAGCAGTTCGTCTTCCTTGAACAGTTGCCGGTGCGCCTCGTACTGCTCGTTGAACACGGTCACTTCGCACTGGCCGGTGCCGTCGTCGAGCAGCGCGATCAGCATCTTGCCGCGCTGGGTCATCTGCGTGCGCAGCGACGCGATCACGCCGGCGACCAGCTTGTCGCGCCCTTCCTTCAGGTCGCCGATCTTCTGCCGCACGAAGCGGCGCACTTCGTCCTTGTACGCGTCGAACAGGTGGCCCGACAGATAGAAGCCGAGCGCGCCCTTCTCCTCCTGCAGCTTGCGCTTCTCCGGCCACGCCGGCTCGCCCACGAGTTCGTGCGCCGCGAGCGGCGCGTCGCCCATGTCGAACAGGCCCGCCTGCATCGCGTTCGCGCTCGCCTGCTCGGCGGCTTCCATCGCGAGCGGCACCGACGCGAGCAGTTGCGCGCGGTTCTCGTGCAGCGTATCGAACGCGCCCGCGCGGATCATCGCCTCGACGGTGCGGCGGTTCACGATCCGCCGGTCGATCCGCTCGCAGAAGTCGAACAGGTCCTTGAACGGGCCGTCCTCGCGCGCGCGCAGGATCTCTTCGATCGCGTTCTGGCCGCTGCCCTTGATCGCGCCGAGGCCGTAGCGGATCGTCCGCGAACGGGGTTTTTTCTCGCCCGCGCCGGCTTCCGCGACCGGCTCGAAGCGGTACGCGGACCGGTTGATGTCCGGCGGCAGCACCTGCATGCCGTTCGCGATGCAGTCCTCGAACAGGATCTTCACCTTGTCGGTGTCGTCCATCGCGAGCGACATGTTGGCCGCCATGAATTCGGCCGGATGGTGCGCCTTCAGCCACGCGGTGTAGTACGCGAGCAGCGCGTACGCGGCCGCGTGCGACTTGTTGAAGCCGTAGCCCGCGAACTTCTCCATCAGGTCGAAAATCTCGTCGGACTTCTCGCGTGACAGACCGTTCTTCGCCGCGCCCTCCGCGAAGATCTCGCGGTGCTGCGCCATTTCCTCGGGCTTCTTCTTGCCCATCGCACGGCGCAGCAAATCGGCGCCGCCGAGCGAGTAGCCGCCGATGATCTGCGCCATCTGCATCACCTGCTCCTGATAGACCATGATGCCGTAGGTCTCTTTCAGGACCGGCTCGACGCGCGGATCCGGATACTCGACGATTTCGCGCCCGTGCTTGCGCGCGCAGAAGCTCGGAATCAGGTCCATCGGACCCGGGCGGTACAGCGCGACGAGCGCGATGATGTCCTCGAAGCGGTCCGGCTGCGCGTCCTTCAGCATACCCTGCATGCCGCGGCTTTCCAGCTGGAACACGGCGACGGTGTTCGCTTTCTTCAGGATCGAGAACGACGCGGGGTCGTCGAGCGGCACCTGCATCAGCGACCAGTCCTGCTTCGACGGATCGAGCATCCGGATGTAGCGCTCGGCCCAGTCGAGGATCGTCAGCGTGGTGAGGCCCAGAAAGTCGAACTTCACGAGGCCGACAGCTTCGACGTCGTCCTTGTCGTACTGGCTGACGACGCCGCTTTCGTCGCCCTGCGTGTACAGCGGGCAGAAATCGGTCAGCTTGCCGGGCGCGATCAGCACGCCGCCCGCGTGCATCCCGACGTTGCGCGTGAGCCCTTCGACGAGCTGCGCGAGGTCGAGCAGTTGATGCACCTCGTCCTCGTTGTCGTAACGCTCCTGCAGCAGCGGCTCTTCCTTCATCGCGTCCGCGATCGTCACGTGCTTGCCCGGCTTGAACGGGATCAGCTTCGCGACGCCGTCGGTGAAGTTGTAGCCGAGGTCGAGCACGCGGCCGATGTCGCGCACCGCCGCCTTCGCCGCCATCGTGCCGAACGTCGCGATCTGCGACACCGCGTCCGCGCCGTACTTGTCCTTCACGTACTGGATCACGCGGTCGCGGCCGTGCTGGCAGAAGTCGATGTCGAAGTCGGGCATCGACACGCGTTCCGGATTCAGGAACCGCTCGAACAGCAGGTTGTAGCGCAGCGGATCGAGGTCGGTGATGCCGAGCGCGTAAGCGACGAGCGAACCCGCGCCGGAGCCCCGGCCCGGACCGACCGGCACGCCGTTGTTCTTGGCCCAGTTGATGAAGTCCGCGACGATCAGGAAGTAGCCCGGAAAGCCCATCTTGATGATCGTGCCGCACTCGAATTCGAGCCGCTCGTAATAACGCGCGCGTTCGCGGTCGCGCTCCGCTTCGTCCGGGTACAACTGCACGAGGCGCTTTTCCAGGCCCTCCTTCGACAGTTGCACCAGGTAGTCGTCGAGCGACAAGCCATCGGGCGTCGGAAAGAGCGGCAGCTTCGGCTTGCCGAGTTCGAGCGTCAGGTTGCAGCGTTTCGCGATTTCGACGGTGTTCGCGATCGCGGACGGGATGTCGGCGAACGCCGCGACCATCTCGTCCTGGGTGCGAAACCGCTGCGCGGTCGTGAAGCGTTTCTGCCGGCGCGGATTCGCGAGGATGTCGCCTTCCGAGATGCACACGCGCGCCTCGTGCGCGGTGAACTCTTCGTCGGTCATGAACTGCATCGGGTGCGTCGCGACGACCGGCAGCTTCAGCTTCGCGGCCAGCGCGACCGCCTGCTGCACGTAAGCCTCGCCGCCCGGCTGACCGCAGCGTTGCAGCTCGATGTAGAAGCCGTTCGGGAACACCTTCGCCCAACGCCCGGCATGGCGCTTCGCCGCCTCGTCGTTGCCGGCGGCGAACGCAAGCCCGATGTCGCCCTGCTGCGCGCCGGACAGCGCGAGCAGCCCTTCGGCAAGCCCCGCTTCGAGCCACGCGGCATCGACTTCCGCGCGGCCGCGATACTGGTTCGTGAGCCACGCCTTCGTCAGCAGTTCGCACAGATTCAGATACCCGCGCCGGTCCTTCACGAGCAGCAACAGCCGCGCAGGCTTGTCGCGATCGTCGTGGTTCGTGATCCACACGTCGCAGCCGGCGATGGGTTTGACCCCTTTGCCGCGGGCTTCCTTGTAGAACCGGACGAGGCCGAACGCATTGCCGAGGTCGGTGAGCGCGAGCGCGCCCTGGCCGTCGCTGGCCGCCGCCTTGACGACGTCGTCGAGGCGCACGATGCCATCGGCAATCGAGAATTCGGAGTGAACGCGAAGATGGACGAAGCGGGGATCTGACATGGGCGTCATTGTAACTCCACCGATCCGCGAATTCCGGCAACGCGCGGCGCGGATGCGGCACGTCGGCCATCCGGCCAGGGGCCGCGGCCATGCGTCGATCATGCTCGCCGTGGCACGCCGCGAACGGACCGCGCGGGTGGCGCAAAGCCGGGTTGAGGGATAATGCGGGATTGCGCCCGCGCCGCGAAGCCGGCCCGCGAACGCGTCCACTCCGTTCAAGAAGTCATGCAAATCCTGAATCTCTCCGCCTACCGGTTCGTGACGCTCGACAAGAC from Paraburkholderia caballeronis encodes:
- a CDS encoding glycosyltransferase family 2 protein, with protein sequence MNHTTLGVALITRNAAARLADCLDALSFADEVVVIDSGSTDGTADIARAHGARVIVQTDWPGFGPQKNRALDALGTDWVLSIDADEVVSPELAAAIRAAIAAPQADVYAVDRLSNFCGAWVRHSGWHPDWIPRLFRRGVARFSDDLVHERLVFEGAARRLTGKLLHYSYDDYAAVLRKLDAYSTAGAQQRAAAGQRGSFGKAIARGAWAFVRTYWLRGGFLDGRAGFMIAVFNAETVYYRFLKLALLNKHNGNARGPR
- the dnaE gene encoding DNA polymerase III subunit alpha; amino-acid sequence: MTPMSDPRFVHLRVHSEFSIADGIVRLDDVVKAAASDGQGALALTDLGNAFGLVRFYKEARGKGVKPIAGCDVWITNHDDRDKPARLLLLVKDRRGYLNLCELLTKAWLTNQYRGRAEVDAAWLEAGLAEGLLALSGAQQGDIGLAFAAGNDEAAKRHAGRWAKVFPNGFYIELQRCGQPGGEAYVQQAVALAAKLKLPVVATHPMQFMTDEEFTAHEARVCISEGDILANPRRQKRFTTAQRFRTQDEMVAAFADIPSAIANTVEIAKRCNLTLELGKPKLPLFPTPDGLSLDDYLVQLSKEGLEKRLVQLYPDEAERDRERARYYERLEFECGTIIKMGFPGYFLIVADFINWAKNNGVPVGPGRGSGAGSLVAYALGITDLDPLRYNLLFERFLNPERVSMPDFDIDFCQHGRDRVIQYVKDKYGADAVSQIATFGTMAAKAAVRDIGRVLDLGYNFTDGVAKLIPFKPGKHVTIADAMKEEPLLQERYDNEDEVHQLLDLAQLVEGLTRNVGMHAGGVLIAPGKLTDFCPLYTQGDESGVVSQYDKDDVEAVGLVKFDFLGLTTLTILDWAERYIRMLDPSKQDWSLMQVPLDDPASFSILKKANTVAVFQLESRGMQGMLKDAQPDRFEDIIALVALYRPGPMDLIPSFCARKHGREIVEYPDPRVEPVLKETYGIMVYQEQVMQMAQIIGGYSLGGADLLRRAMGKKKPEEMAQHREIFAEGAAKNGLSREKSDEIFDLMEKFAGYGFNKSHAAAYALLAYYTAWLKAHHPAEFMAANMSLAMDDTDKVKILFEDCIANGMQVLPPDINRSAYRFEPVAEAGAGEKKPRSRTIRYGLGAIKGSGQNAIEEILRAREDGPFKDLFDFCERIDRRIVNRRTVEAMIRAGAFDTLHENRAQLLASVPLAMEAAEQASANAMQAGLFDMGDAPLAAHELVGEPAWPEKRKLQEEKGALGFYLSGHLFDAYKDEVRRFVRQKIGDLKEGRDKLVAGVIASLRTQMTQRGKMLIALLDDGTGQCEVTVFNEQYEAHRQLFKEDELLVVQGQARNDAFTGGIRFTVDTVMDLERARSRYAQAVKVQMNGNANAQTLRSVLEAFRAKPDDTLPAPVAQTPSRGGRDGGGGYGRDRERAQPVIPNGLAVQIVYRNDRAEGEVRLGDAWRVKPTDDLLAALRGEFAGSSIEIVY